TATGTCGAGTCGAGCCGATAGTTGGGCGCTTCTTTGGTAATGGCGATGTCGTGAACATGGCTTTCCCGGATGCCGGCAGAGGTGATGCGCACAAAACGTCCATTGTTGCGCAATTCGTTGAGGGTGCGCGTGCCACAATAGCC
This DNA window, taken from Gemmatimonadota bacterium, encodes the following:
- a CDS encoding IMP dehydrogenase, producing ATNKLVPEGIEGQVPYKGSLSGFIYQLIGGLRAGMGYCGTRTLNELRNNGRFVRITSAGIRESHVHDIAITKEAPNYRLDSTY